The Hymenobacter sp. DG01 genome has a segment encoding these proteins:
- a CDS encoding porin family protein, with protein sequence MKQTLLLLLALLLAATAHAQLGIKAGINAAVLDGENLGSTSTKYKTYYHAGIFYEADLIGPISIQPELLYSLQGSSFKDAVGNYDAKLHYLNLPVLAKVTVGPVFVEAGPQFGFLLRKDASGDVSVSSSGNGPYSSYKRGDLSLAAGAGLKLGNLLVGGRFTAGVNDINDVRNLSGSNDPRLRNRVIQGYLALQFGDK encoded by the coding sequence ATGAAACAAACTTTGCTTCTCTTGCTGGCTCTGCTGCTGGCCGCCACGGCCCATGCTCAGCTGGGCATAAAAGCGGGCATCAACGCCGCCGTGCTCGATGGGGAAAATCTGGGCTCTACCTCTACCAAGTACAAAACGTACTATCACGCCGGCATCTTCTACGAGGCCGACCTGATCGGGCCCATTTCCATTCAGCCGGAGCTGTTGTATTCCCTGCAGGGTAGCTCGTTTAAGGATGCCGTCGGGAATTATGATGCTAAGCTGCACTACCTCAACCTGCCGGTGCTGGCTAAGGTAACAGTGGGGCCGGTGTTCGTGGAGGCCGGACCGCAGTTTGGCTTTCTGCTCCGCAAAGATGCCAGCGGCGACGTGAGCGTATCTTCTTCCGGCAACGGCCCCTACAGCAGCTACAAGCGCGGCGACCTGAGCCTGGCGGCCGGGGCGGGCCTGAAGCTGGGAAACCTGCTGGTAGGCGGGCGCTTCACCGCCGGCGTCAACGACATCAACGACGTGCGCAACCTCAGCGGCAGCAATGATCCGCGCCTGCGCAACCGCGTCATTCAGGGCTATCTGGCGCTGCAGTTCGGCGACAAATAG
- a CDS encoding outer membrane beta-barrel protein: protein MRQHLLSTLLLAAGLAAPATAQVRVQLDPLGPLRLRLGVRAGAQVTRMTIAAPDYVSTELKYNYWGGQAGLVLEAAVGWLSLQQGVVFSQKGYREKRSWTQELQGTSYPSKSLVRLRLNYLELPLNLVATVHGVQLFAGPYLGVGLSGEYKYTYTKPMRTSEYYQTYALTSYANETKIGFGKKSPTPYYRPFRRLDAGYQVGVGYRRGGWQAQAAYSHGVKNSYESIYIGYDPPAENRGFQLNLTRFFGRPEPAQ, encoded by the coding sequence ATGCGTCAACATCTACTTTCTACCCTGCTGCTGGCCGCCGGACTGGCAGCCCCGGCCACGGCCCAGGTGCGGGTGCAACTGGATCCGCTGGGCCCACTACGCCTGCGCCTGGGGGTGCGGGCCGGTGCCCAGGTTACCCGCATGACAATTGCCGCGCCCGACTATGTGTCAACCGAGCTGAAGTATAACTACTGGGGCGGGCAGGCCGGCCTGGTGCTGGAGGCAGCCGTGGGGTGGTTGAGCCTGCAGCAGGGGGTAGTGTTCAGTCAGAAAGGTTACCGGGAAAAACGCAGCTGGACGCAGGAACTGCAGGGTACCTCCTACCCCTCGAAGAGTTTGGTGCGCCTGCGCCTGAACTACCTGGAGCTTCCCCTGAACCTGGTGGCTACCGTGCACGGGGTGCAGCTGTTTGCCGGCCCTTACCTGGGCGTGGGCCTGAGCGGCGAGTACAAGTACACGTACACCAAGCCCATGCGCACCTCGGAGTACTACCAAACCTACGCCCTGACCAGCTACGCCAACGAAACGAAAATTGGCTTCGGCAAGAAAAGCCCCACGCCTTACTACCGGCCCTTCCGGCGCCTGGATGCCGGCTACCAGGTAGGGGTAGGCTACCGGCGGGGCGGCTGGCAGGCCCAGGCTGCGTACTCGCACGGGGTAAAAAACTCGTATGAAAGCATCTATATCGGCTACGACCCACCAGCCGAAAACCGGGGCTTCCAGCTTAATCTGACCCGCTTTTTTGGCCGCCCGGAGCCCGCGCAGTAA
- a CDS encoding porin family protein codes for MRSVFVLLSVGLVGLAGTAAAQAPADETRLGLKAGLNLATLSGTINSSAQLFPGFTLGPMVRFRPSAQGFAVQTELQLSLQGTNEKKPIGPQGQTTVVHRRIAYLNLPVLLRQYVGRHAYLNIGPQLGILLGASDSGSKDVRKLEGGIVGGVGYEFASGWMLDARLNYGLSDINNNSDERQLRSTLGLGGLHNRVIQLSVGKLLGKR; via the coding sequence ATGCGTTCTGTATTCGTACTTCTCTCGGTGGGTCTGGTAGGGCTGGCGGGCACGGCCGCGGCCCAGGCCCCGGCCGACGAAACCCGGCTAGGCCTGAAAGCGGGCCTGAACCTGGCTACCCTAAGCGGGACCATCAATAGCAGCGCCCAGTTGTTTCCGGGGTTTACGCTGGGGCCAATGGTGCGGTTCCGGCCCAGCGCGCAGGGCTTTGCCGTGCAAACCGAGCTGCAGCTCAGCCTGCAGGGTACCAACGAGAAGAAACCCATCGGCCCCCAGGGCCAGACCACCGTGGTGCACCGGCGGATTGCTTACCTAAACCTGCCGGTGCTGCTGCGCCAGTATGTGGGCCGCCACGCCTACCTCAACATTGGGCCGCAGCTGGGCATTCTGCTCGGAGCCAGCGACAGTGGCAGCAAGGATGTCAGGAAGCTGGAAGGCGGCATTGTGGGCGGAGTGGGGTATGAGTTTGCCTCGGGCTGGATGCTGGATGCGCGCCTGAACTACGGGCTGTCTGATATCAACAACAATTCCGATGAGCGGCAGCTGCGGTCAACCCTGGGCCTGGGAGGGCTGCACAACCGCGTCATTCAGCTCTCGGTGGGTAAGCTGCTCGGGAAGCGATAA
- a CDS encoding TldD/PmbA family protein, translating to MAILSKDESQAILKKVVSFTTADECQATLQGRTSGNVRYARNSVSTAGSRDNVSLVVEARFGKRAGVATCNQFDDATLRRCVQRAEEIARLAPEDPEYMPLLGPQQYLTPVSYAASTAGITPDFRAQAAGDSIALCAAKQLTAAGYLEDGASFLALRNNKGLEAYQQSTNLDFSVTVRTPDGTGSGYAVADFTDASKFNAKALTQIAADKAAGSRNAKALEPGKYTVILEPAALVSDEGLLNNLVYNFGAREADEGRSFLSKKGGGNRTGEKLFDPRITIYSDPLNAQAPGGVFDGEGLPVKRMNWVEKGVVKNLYYTRYWAQKTGQQPTAFSGNFIMEGGTQSVQDLIKSTAKGILVTRLWYIRDVDPQTLLFTGLTRDGTFYIENGKIKHPVKNFRFNESPVIMLNNIEAIGRPVRLGGNLVPPLKIRDFTFTSLSDAV from the coding sequence ATGGCCATTCTTTCCAAAGACGAGTCGCAGGCTATCCTGAAGAAGGTGGTGAGCTTCACTACTGCTGATGAGTGCCAGGCTACCCTGCAGGGCCGCACCAGCGGCAACGTGCGATACGCCCGTAACTCCGTGAGCACCGCCGGGTCCCGCGACAATGTGTCGTTGGTGGTGGAGGCGAGGTTTGGCAAGCGGGCGGGGGTAGCCACCTGCAACCAGTTCGACGATGCTACCCTGCGCCGCTGCGTGCAACGGGCCGAGGAAATTGCCCGTCTCGCCCCCGAGGACCCCGAATACATGCCCTTGCTGGGCCCCCAGCAGTACCTCACGCCGGTAAGCTACGCAGCCAGTACCGCTGGTATTACCCCCGACTTCCGGGCCCAGGCCGCCGGCGACAGTATTGCGCTGTGCGCCGCCAAGCAGCTGACTGCCGCAGGTTACCTCGAAGATGGCGCTTCTTTCCTGGCCCTGCGCAACAACAAAGGTCTGGAAGCCTACCAGCAAAGCACCAACCTCGACTTCTCGGTGACGGTGCGCACCCCGGACGGTACCGGTTCAGGCTACGCCGTGGCCGATTTCACCGATGCCAGCAAGTTCAACGCCAAGGCCCTGACCCAGATTGCGGCCGACAAAGCTGCCGGCTCGCGCAATGCCAAAGCCCTGGAGCCCGGCAAGTACACCGTTATTCTAGAGCCTGCCGCTCTGGTTTCCGATGAAGGTTTGCTTAACAACCTGGTGTATAACTTCGGAGCCCGCGAGGCCGATGAGGGACGCTCCTTCCTGAGCAAAAAGGGGGGCGGCAACCGTACCGGCGAAAAGCTGTTCGACCCACGCATTACCATCTACTCCGATCCGCTGAATGCCCAAGCTCCGGGCGGCGTGTTTGATGGGGAAGGGCTGCCGGTGAAGCGCATGAACTGGGTGGAAAAGGGCGTGGTCAAGAATCTGTACTACACCCGCTACTGGGCCCAGAAAACGGGCCAGCAGCCCACGGCTTTTTCTGGCAACTTCATCATGGAAGGGGGCACCCAAAGCGTGCAGGACCTGATCAAGAGCACGGCTAAGGGCATTCTGGTTACGCGCCTGTGGTACATTCGCGACGTGGACCCCCAAACGCTGCTGTTCACAGGCCTGACCCGTGACGGAACCTTCTACATCGAGAACGGTAAGATTAAGCACCCGGTGAAGAACTTCCGCTTCAATGAAAGCCCCGTGATTATGCTCAACAACATCGAGGCCATCGGGCGGCCCGTGCGGTTGGGCGGCAACCTGGTGCCCCCGCTTAAAATTCGGGACTTCACCTTCACCAGCCTCTCCGACGCGGTGTAG
- a CDS encoding DUF4159 domain-containing protein, whose amino-acid sequence MPAPFTFVRLQYRSGDWDAVDERMPANLLHSLVQYTKVPVNAKEKVVALDSPELFRYPFCYLSGHRLVQFSAPEKKNFEQYVRGGGFVFVDDCNHDIDGLFARSFEEQMRVCFGAGALKKLPKTHPIYSQFFKFPEGPPNTGFELNGWGDDLVHDYLKGIEINGRLAVLYSNKDYGCEWDYDFRNKRFLAEDNTKFGVNIILYALTA is encoded by the coding sequence ATGCCCGCTCCTTTCACCTTCGTGCGCCTGCAATACCGCTCCGGCGACTGGGATGCCGTGGATGAGCGCATGCCGGCCAACCTGCTTCACTCCCTGGTTCAGTACACCAAAGTACCCGTCAATGCCAAGGAGAAAGTAGTAGCCCTCGATTCGCCGGAGTTGTTTCGCTACCCCTTCTGCTACCTCTCGGGGCATCGATTGGTGCAGTTTTCGGCCCCGGAAAAGAAAAACTTCGAGCAGTACGTGCGCGGTGGAGGCTTTGTGTTCGTGGATGACTGCAACCACGACATCGACGGGCTGTTTGCGCGCTCCTTTGAGGAGCAGATGCGCGTGTGCTTCGGGGCCGGCGCCCTGAAAAAGCTGCCCAAAACGCACCCCATCTACTCGCAGTTTTTCAAGTTCCCGGAGGGCCCGCCCAACACCGGCTTCGAGCTCAATGGCTGGGGCGACGACCTGGTGCACGACTACCTCAAGGGTATTGAAATTAATGGGCGCCTGGCCGTGCTGTACTCCAATAAAGACTACGGCTGCGAGTGGGACTACGACTTCCGCAATAAGCGCTTCCTGGCCGAAGACAATACCAAGTTCGGGGTCAATATTATTCTGTACGCCCTGACCGCCTGA